The Acanthochromis polyacanthus isolate Apoly-LR-REF ecotype Palm Island chromosome 17, KAUST_Apoly_ChrSc, whole genome shotgun sequence genome has a window encoding:
- the dpagt1 gene encoding UDP-N-acetylglucosamine--dolichyl-phosphate N-acetylglucosaminephosphotransferase → MSPIPVLPLVINGFMSVLGCMATLKLIPAFKDHFISARLYGMDLNKTTKKEIPESQGVISGTVFLIILFCFIPVPFVSCFVGDQCMGFPHDEFVQLIGALLAICCMIFLGFADDVLNLRWRHKLLLPTMASLPLLMVYFTNFGNTVIVVPKPFRALLGLHLDLGILYYVYMGMLAVFCTNAINILAGINGIESGQALFISGSIIIFNLLELNGDFHDDHVFSLYFMMPFFFTTLALFYHNWYPSSVFVGDTFCYFAGMTFAVVGILGHFSKTMLLFFIPQVVNFVYSLPQLFHIIPCPRHRLPRLNPETGKLGMSYSKFKIRDLSKLGHLILKVAELLKLLEVRRGHDGDGDFIECNNMTLINLVLKFLGPIHERNLTVIMLIIQVMGSAVAFGIRYHLVRLFYDV, encoded by the exons ATGTCACCGATCCCCGTCCTCCCGCTTGTGATCAACGGGTTCATGTCCGTGCTGGGCTGCATGGCCACACTGAAGCTCATTCCTGCTTTCAAAGATCACTTCATTTCAGCCAGATTATACGGAATGGACCtaaacaaaaccaccaaaaaggAAAT CCCTGAGTCTCAAGGAGTGATCAGTGGGACGGTCTTCCTCATCATCCTCTTCTGCTTCATCCCAGTGCCTTTTGTCAGCTGCTTTGTAGGAGATCAGTGCATGGGCTTCCCACATGATGAG TTTGTACAGCTGATTGGTGCACTTCTGGCCATCTGTTGCATGATCTTCCTGGGCTTTGCGGATGATGTGCTGAACTTGCGGTGGAGACACAAGCTCCTGCTTCCCACTATGGCATCCCTCCCTCTGCTCATGGTCTATTTCACCAACTTTGGCAACACGGTCATTGTGGTGCCGAAGCCGTTCAGAGCCCTGCTTGGGCTGCACTTGGATCTGG GTATCCTCTACTATGTCTACATGGGAATGCTTGCAGTTTTCTGCACAAATGCCATCAACATCTTAGCAGGCATCAACGGCATCGAGTCAGGTCAAGCCCTGTTTATCTCCGGCTCAATCATCATCTTCAACCTGCTGGAGCTCAATG gAGATTTTCATGATGACCATGTTTTCTCCCTCTACTTCATGATGCCATTCTTCTTCACCACATTAGCACTTTTTTACCACAACTG GTATCCCTCATCTGTGTTTGTGGGCGACACTTTCTGCTACTTTGCCGGCATGACGTTCGCTGTGGTCGGCATCCTGGGACACTTCAGCAAAACAATGCTGCTGTTCTTCATTCCTCAAGTGGTTAACTTTGTCTACTCTTTGCCTCAGCTTTTTCACATAATCCCCTGTCCCAGACACCGGCTCCCCAG ACTGAATCCAGAAACTGGCAAACTGGGGATGAGCTACTCTAAATTCAAAATAAGGGACCTCTCTAAACTAGGACACCTCATTCTGAAG GTGGCGGAGTTATTGAAGCTGCTCGAGGTGCGGAGGGGCCACGATGGAGACGGCGATTTTATTGAGTGCAACAACATGACCTTAATAAATCTGGTGCTGAAATTCCTCGGGCCCATCCACGAGAGAAATCTCACAGTCATCATGCTCATCATACAG GTGATGGGCAGTGCAGTGGCTTTCGGGATCCGTTACCATCTGGTGCGTCTGTTCTATGATGTCTAG
- the c2cd2l gene encoding phospholipid transfer protein C2CD2L isoform X2, which produces MELQELSWLCLVGLFLASLLIVLGWLFQYSLTVLRLWRSRKAAKQVRTEAAWQLRQPPQSLAGGVWSFLLKLRACRDGGTASEAGVKGLLTSLFSFKSFREHWQRTWVKALNEQACRHGSSIQITFDSGLQLTTASAIDSVTCTDQSANRMVLHCKCCVDTVTFPVTVTQQSHAAVSMDTYQITIAPMVAKVTASLEEVEDEGLLISWNLSKQPSFSLTVSPCKLQRQGADSEVDVDMIKGLIEDTLFSTHPAMVLNLKTCAPSPSAPMDHLSVGLNSVSQTVLVRRLLLRQLRATLSKGQWSRSGEVCCVLNLDQPSAERTTRFLSAPGNPNAALEWSEEITMELGPDTKELRIRLLERNGKREQFLPGHASIALDLHRQVPTGQHKLSISPGHGLAPNATITAELLYLETEEPRSAHSALPLRSLLTPTKKVDVDRTIMPDGTIVTTVTTVQSRLKLDRSPGDSPMRSPSKVEVVEKKPTILSDGRGSSSPNPSKTAIRQLTESKVVRKTPTKRSTLIISGVSKVPLSEENCAISSGYAAAMDAAMHGNHYGAGHHPDQDETTPSDVSERPSVDDVESDTGSTGALETRSLKDHKVSFLQSGTKLLFRRRHREKESCLSQSHEDISNMGNNFAAASNSSRKTSGSFSRRLIKRFSFRSSGKSKSKAAATNGGASSLDN; this is translated from the exons ATGGAGCTCCAGGAGTTGAGCTGGCTGTGTCTGGTTGGTCTCTTCCTCGCCTCCTTGCTCATTGTGCTGGGATGGCTGTTCCAGTACTCGCTGACTGTGCTGCGGCTGTGGAGATCCAGGAAGGCAGCTAAGCAGGTCAGGACAGAGGCAGCCTGGCAGCTCAGACAGCCTCCTCAGAGCCTGGCTGGAGGTGTGTGGAGCTTCCTCCTGAAGCTGCGCGCCTGCCGGGATGGAGGAACCGCATCTGAGGCCGGGGTTAAAGGCTTGTTGACCTCTCTGTTCTCCTTCAAGTCCTTCAGGGAGCACTGGCAGAGGACCTGGGTCAAAGCTCTGAATGAGCAGGCTTGCAGACATGGG AGCTCAATCCAGATCACTTTTGACAGTGGCCTCCAGTTAACCACAGCCTCTGCGATAGATAGTGTGACCTGCACTGACCAGTCGGCCAACAGAATG GTTTTACACTGTAAATGCTGCGTCGACACGGTGACATTTCCTGTGACGGTCACCCAGCAGTCACATGCTGCCGTTTCCATGGACACCTATCAGATCACTATTGCACCAATGGTGGCAAAG GTGACGGCCAGCCTGGAGGAGGTAGAGGACGAGGGTCTGCTGATATCCTGGAATCTTTCCAAGCAGCCGTCATTTTCTCTGACCGTGTCTCCGTGCAAGCTGCAGAGACAG GGCGCTGACAGTGAGGTAGATGTGGACATGATTAAGGGGCTGATCGAGGATACTCTATTCAGCACTCACCCAGCGATGGTGCTCAACCTCAAAACATGTGCGCCCAGTCCTTCG GCCCCCATGGACCATCTCTCAGTGGGTTTGAACTCTGTATCCCAGACTGTCTTAGTGAGACGACTGCTCCTCCGGCAGCTCAGGGCGACCTTAAGTAAAG GTCAGTGGTCTCGATCGGGGGAGGTGTGCTGCGTCCTTAACCTGGATCAACCCTCGGCGGAGAGGACAACCCGCTTCCTGTCTGCACCCGGCAACCCCAACGCCGCACTCGAATGGAGTGAAGAAATTACAAT GGAGCTGGGCCCAGACACCAAGGAGCTCAGAATAAGACTTCTGGAGCGGAATGGCAAAAGGGAAC AGTTCCTGCCTGGTCACGCCTCCATCGCCTTGGACCTCCACAGACAGGTTCCTACTGGACAACACAAACTGTCTATAAGCCCCGGCCACGGCTTGGCACCGAACGCTACCATCACTGCTGAA CTGCTCTATCTGGAAACAGAGGAGCCTCGCAGTGCCCATAGTGCTTTACCACTTCGGTCTTTACTCACACCCACCAAGAAAGTTGACGTGGACCGAACCATTATGCCGGATGGAACCATCGTCACTACTGTCACAACCGTCCAGTCTCGACTTAAGCTTGATCGCAGCCCAG GTGATTCCCCCATGCGTTCTCCATCCAAAGTGGAGGTGGTTGAGAAGAAGCCCACTATCCTGTCTGACggcagaggcagcagcagcccaAACCCCAGCA AGACCGCCATCCGGCAGCTGACAGAGTCCAAAGTAGTTCGGAAGACTCCGACAAAAAGAAGCACACTAATCATCTCGGGTGTGTCAAAG GTTCCACTATCAGAGGAGAACTGTGCAATATCGAGCGGCTACGCTGCAGCCATGGACGCAGCCATGCATGGCAACCATTACGGGGCGGGACATCACCCGGACCAAGACGAAACCACACCGTCTGACGTGTCAGAGCGTCCATCTGTGGATGACGTGGAATCAGACACTGGTTCCACTGGTGCCTTGGAAACCCGCAGCCTCAAGGATCATAAAG TGAGTTTTCTACAGAGCGGCACGAAGCTGTTGTTCCGCAGAAGACATCGAGAGAAGGAGTCCTGCCTCAGCCAGTCCCACGAAGACATCTCCAACATGGGCAATAACTTCGCCGCTGCTTCCAACAGTAGTCGTAAAACGTCTGGCAGTTTTTCCCGGCGTCTCATCAAACGCTTCTCCTTCCGCTCATCAGGCAAATCAAAATCCAAGGCTGCTGCTACCAACGGAGGAGCGAGCTCACTGGATAACTAA
- the c2cd2l gene encoding phospholipid transfer protein C2CD2L isoform X1, whose translation MELQELSWLCLVGLFLASLLIVLGWLFQYSLTVLRLWRSRKAAKQVRTEAAWQLRQPPQSLAGGVWSFLLKLRACRDGGTASEAGVKGLLTSLFSFKSFREHWQRTWVKALNEQACRHGSSIQITFDSGLQLTTASAIDSVTCTDQSANRMVLHCKCCVDTVTFPVTVTQQSHAAVSMDTYQITIAPMVAKVTASLEEVEDEGLLISWNLSKQPSFSLTVSPCKLQRQGADSEVDVDMIKGLIEDTLFSTHPAMVLNLKTCAPSPSAPMDHLSVGLNSVSQTVLVRRLLLRQLRATLSKGQWSRSGEVCCVLNLDQPSAERTTRFLSAPGNPNAALEWSEEITMELGPDTKELRIRLLERNGKREQFLPGHASIALDLHRQVPTGQHKLSISPGHGLAPNATITAELLYLETEEPRSAHSALPLRSLLTPTKKVDVDRTIMPDGTIVTTVTTVQSRLKLDRSPGDSPMRSPSKVEVVEKKPTILSDGRGSSSPNPSKSSRLSNGLDPVAETAIRQLTESKVVRKTPTKRSTLIISGVSKVPLSEENCAISSGYAAAMDAAMHGNHYGAGHHPDQDETTPSDVSERPSVDDVESDTGSTGALETRSLKDHKVSFLQSGTKLLFRRRHREKESCLSQSHEDISNMGNNFAAASNSSRKTSGSFSRRLIKRFSFRSSGKSKSKAAATNGGASSLDN comes from the exons ATGGAGCTCCAGGAGTTGAGCTGGCTGTGTCTGGTTGGTCTCTTCCTCGCCTCCTTGCTCATTGTGCTGGGATGGCTGTTCCAGTACTCGCTGACTGTGCTGCGGCTGTGGAGATCCAGGAAGGCAGCTAAGCAGGTCAGGACAGAGGCAGCCTGGCAGCTCAGACAGCCTCCTCAGAGCCTGGCTGGAGGTGTGTGGAGCTTCCTCCTGAAGCTGCGCGCCTGCCGGGATGGAGGAACCGCATCTGAGGCCGGGGTTAAAGGCTTGTTGACCTCTCTGTTCTCCTTCAAGTCCTTCAGGGAGCACTGGCAGAGGACCTGGGTCAAAGCTCTGAATGAGCAGGCTTGCAGACATGGG AGCTCAATCCAGATCACTTTTGACAGTGGCCTCCAGTTAACCACAGCCTCTGCGATAGATAGTGTGACCTGCACTGACCAGTCGGCCAACAGAATG GTTTTACACTGTAAATGCTGCGTCGACACGGTGACATTTCCTGTGACGGTCACCCAGCAGTCACATGCTGCCGTTTCCATGGACACCTATCAGATCACTATTGCACCAATGGTGGCAAAG GTGACGGCCAGCCTGGAGGAGGTAGAGGACGAGGGTCTGCTGATATCCTGGAATCTTTCCAAGCAGCCGTCATTTTCTCTGACCGTGTCTCCGTGCAAGCTGCAGAGACAG GGCGCTGACAGTGAGGTAGATGTGGACATGATTAAGGGGCTGATCGAGGATACTCTATTCAGCACTCACCCAGCGATGGTGCTCAACCTCAAAACATGTGCGCCCAGTCCTTCG GCCCCCATGGACCATCTCTCAGTGGGTTTGAACTCTGTATCCCAGACTGTCTTAGTGAGACGACTGCTCCTCCGGCAGCTCAGGGCGACCTTAAGTAAAG GTCAGTGGTCTCGATCGGGGGAGGTGTGCTGCGTCCTTAACCTGGATCAACCCTCGGCGGAGAGGACAACCCGCTTCCTGTCTGCACCCGGCAACCCCAACGCCGCACTCGAATGGAGTGAAGAAATTACAAT GGAGCTGGGCCCAGACACCAAGGAGCTCAGAATAAGACTTCTGGAGCGGAATGGCAAAAGGGAAC AGTTCCTGCCTGGTCACGCCTCCATCGCCTTGGACCTCCACAGACAGGTTCCTACTGGACAACACAAACTGTCTATAAGCCCCGGCCACGGCTTGGCACCGAACGCTACCATCACTGCTGAA CTGCTCTATCTGGAAACAGAGGAGCCTCGCAGTGCCCATAGTGCTTTACCACTTCGGTCTTTACTCACACCCACCAAGAAAGTTGACGTGGACCGAACCATTATGCCGGATGGAACCATCGTCACTACTGTCACAACCGTCCAGTCTCGACTTAAGCTTGATCGCAGCCCAG GTGATTCCCCCATGCGTTCTCCATCCAAAGTGGAGGTGGTTGAGAAGAAGCCCACTATCCTGTCTGACggcagaggcagcagcagcccaAACCCCAGCA AGAGCAGCCGCCTGTCTAATGGCCTGGATCCTGTTGCAGAGACCGCCATCCGGCAGCTGACAGAGTCCAAAGTAGTTCGGAAGACTCCGACAAAAAGAAGCACACTAATCATCTCGGGTGTGTCAAAG GTTCCACTATCAGAGGAGAACTGTGCAATATCGAGCGGCTACGCTGCAGCCATGGACGCAGCCATGCATGGCAACCATTACGGGGCGGGACATCACCCGGACCAAGACGAAACCACACCGTCTGACGTGTCAGAGCGTCCATCTGTGGATGACGTGGAATCAGACACTGGTTCCACTGGTGCCTTGGAAACCCGCAGCCTCAAGGATCATAAAG TGAGTTTTCTACAGAGCGGCACGAAGCTGTTGTTCCGCAGAAGACATCGAGAGAAGGAGTCCTGCCTCAGCCAGTCCCACGAAGACATCTCCAACATGGGCAATAACTTCGCCGCTGCTTCCAACAGTAGTCGTAAAACGTCTGGCAGTTTTTCCCGGCGTCTCATCAAACGCTTCTCCTTCCGCTCATCAGGCAAATCAAAATCCAAGGCTGCTGCTACCAACGGAGGAGCGAGCTCACTGGATAACTAA
- the LOC110963787 gene encoding histone H2AX: protein MSGRGKTGAKARAKAKTRSSRAGLQFPVGRVHRLLRKGNYAERVGAGAPVYLAAVLEYLTAEILELAGNAARDNKKTRIIPRHLQLAVRNDEELNKLLGGVTIAQGGVLPNIQAVLLPKKTGQSAPSSGKAGKKASSQSQEY, encoded by the coding sequence ATGTCTGGAAGAGGCAAAACCGGAGCAAAGGCCCGCGCCAAGGCCAAGACCCGCAGCTCCCGCGCCGGACTGCAGTTCCCCGTGGGTCGTGTCCACCGTCTGCTCCGCAAGGGTAACTACGCTGAGAGAGTGGGCGCCGGGGCCCCGGTCTACCTGGCCGCTGTCCTCGAGTACCTCACCGCTGAGATCCTGGAGCTGGCCGGCAACGCCGCCAGGGACAACAAGAAGACCCGTATCATCCCCCGCCACCTCCAGCTGGCTGTCCGCAACGACGAGGAGCTGAACAAGCTGCTCGGCGGAGTGACCATCGCTCAGGGCGGCGTCCTGCCCAACATCCAGGCCGTCCTGCTGCCCAAGAAGACCGGCCAGTCTGCACCGAGCTCCGGCAAGGCGGGAAAGAAGGCCTCCTCTCAGTCTCAGGAGTATTAG